From a region of the Nonlabens sp. Hel1_33_55 genome:
- a CDS encoding sugar phosphate isomerase/epimerase family protein, giving the protein MIRHCLLLVTALLSLVSCKTKQLAQHSNPFDKSNLIPWSIVAFDSLERTPAQRVAMIKRLGFDQYAFGGRQQHIDRMVEEIQMARANDIKIPAVWLYLNHNKDTVGKLKPMSEQVFAALRETGLQTEIWVGFHPEYFDGDSDDIAFAKAEQMIRYLAQRADSVNCKLALYNHGGWYGKARNQLEIIKRIPEYDINVVYNFHHAHDDLSNYESNIDLLLPYLSCVNLNGMKADGPKIMTIGDGDLEEKMIQYLFQKGYKGPFGILGHVKGGDPERILMENFRGLSSLR; this is encoded by the coding sequence ATGATACGCCACTGTTTACTACTGGTCACTGCTTTACTCTCGCTAGTTTCCTGTAAAACAAAGCAGCTAGCCCAGCATTCCAACCCTTTTGATAAGTCAAACCTAATACCTTGGTCCATCGTTGCATTTGACAGCCTGGAACGAACACCGGCGCAACGCGTTGCAATGATTAAAAGATTGGGGTTTGATCAGTACGCTTTTGGCGGTAGGCAGCAACACATTGATAGGATGGTAGAGGAGATTCAGATGGCCCGAGCTAACGATATCAAAATACCAGCGGTATGGCTGTATCTCAATCACAACAAGGACACCGTAGGGAAATTGAAGCCCATGAGTGAGCAGGTGTTTGCAGCCTTACGGGAAACCGGCTTGCAGACAGAGATTTGGGTAGGTTTTCATCCAGAGTATTTTGATGGAGATAGTGATGATATCGCTTTCGCGAAAGCGGAACAAATGATACGCTACCTTGCACAACGAGCGGACAGTGTTAACTGTAAACTCGCTCTGTACAACCACGGCGGCTGGTACGGTAAGGCCAGAAACCAACTGGAGATCATTAAACGTATCCCAGAATATGACATAAACGTAGTATACAACTTCCACCACGCTCACGATGACTTGTCCAACTATGAGTCCAACATTGACCTATTATTGCCCTATTTGAGTTGTGTCAACTTAAACGGTATGAAAGCGGATGGCCCCAAAATCATGACAATAGGAGACGGTGATCTGGAAGAAAAGATGATTCAATATTTGTTTCAGAAAGGATATAAAGGTCCCTTTGGGATTTTGGGACATGTTAAAGGCGGTGATCCGGAGCGTATCTTGATGGAGAATTTTAGAGGCCTATCCAGCTTGCGTTAA